Part of the Kordiimonas pumila genome is shown below.
TGTTGAGCTGCGCACGCGAGACAGGCAGAGAAAACTTGTTTCGAAAATTGATTCTGCTATTCGCAGAATTGATGAAGGTGAATATGGGTACTGTGAAGTTACTGGCGAGCCAATAAGCTTGAAACGGCTTGATGCACGGCCTATTGCGACTATGACGATTGAGGCGCAGGAAGCTCATGAGCGTGCTGAAAAAGTTCACCGCGACGAATAAACATCAAAGACATTGATCAAGGGAAGAGGGGGGCTATTGATTGGCTCCCTTTTTTATATGAAAAAAGGGCCGGTAGCCACTGGGGGCTTCCGGCCACTGCACATAATGCAGAATTGAGTTGGCTTTATTCGGTAAGTAAATTCCTAGTCTTCCGTTAGACATCTCCTCTTAAATTGTTAAAATGGAAATACAATGTCGTACAGCTGGGTCCCATAACGAGGCTGTTGGACATCGGTAATTTGCCCCTTGCCCCCATATGAAATGCGGGCTTCGGCAATCTTGGTGTGAGATATTTCATTCGAAGATGAAATATCTTCTGGGCGGACAATGCCGGCAAGCAACATTTCCCGCTTTTCAAAGTTTACACGGACTTCTTGGCGCGCCTGAATAACCATGTTTCCATTTGGCAGGACATCTGTAACGATTGCGGCGACTGTCATATTGATAGCTTCACTGCGGTTTACAGAGCCAGTGCCGTTATAGCTTGATGTGGCATCAGCAGTTACCATTGTGTCTGGCGCAAAAGCTGCTGCTGCCGCGGCTTTTCGGGTGCCATTGCCTGCCGCGCCCGTATCGGGGTTTGTACCATAAAGCAGGTGAGGGATCGCAGCTTCAAGCCCTAAAAAATTACTCAGCCCCGCATCTTCCGCTGTTGTGCGGGCACGAGATGTTGTGTTGCCAATTTGCGCGCTGTCTGAAATAGCAATATTGACTGTCAGAATGTCGCCAATTTTTGAGGCGCGCTGATCTTTAAAGAAGGCCCTGGCCCCTGTGCGCCAAAGCGAATTTGGTTGATAGGTTGTTGGTTCACTAGATGGCATGGGCAAACTGATAGACCGCTCTGTAACCGGAGCTTTGATATCTTTTATAGGGGTCATATCAGGGGCTTTGCCAATATCACCAATACGTTCTGCTGCACCGCAAGCGGCGACCGATAGAAGGGCCACAGTAAGGCCAGCTTTTTTAACAAATGTGCCAATCATTTTGTGTCTCCTTCTTTACCGTGTAGCTACCTGTTGAAAGGCAGATGACTGCACCTCAACTGTGCTCGGTGATATAACTTTTGCTTCAAGGCTTTGTTTGCTCTTTGAGTTCATAACCCGGATAATGTCGCCTTTGCCGCCATCATCAAGCGCCCGACCTTCAACGGAGAGCAACAAAGCACCTTGCTGGAATGTCATGGTCACGAAAGCACCTTTCTCAATCATCACGGGTGTTGCGATGTCATTTGTTCTTAAAGGGCTTCCCACTTGCAGTGCTCTGCTTACTGTTTGGCCAATAAGCTGCTGGCTGCTGACAATCGAATTTCTGTTGATTTGCCTGGTTGGCTGCTTTTCCCATGAAATATCACTTTTTGTAATGATTTCTCCGGGGGTAATCATGCGGTTTAAGACCGGCATGAGACTAACCTCTTGAATGCTTCCTGTAAGCCGTAACTCATTGGGAATAACGTCTCCCGTGGGCACCTCGATGACCGCAATAAAGCGATCTTTTCTGTCGCTAAGGGTGAAGCTTTTCCATGTGATATCTTCAACGCTGTAGCCAACAGGTAGATAATGCCCTGACTGGCGACCATAGAGCTTGATTTCAACATCCGAGTGCACGCCGTTTTCTTGTAGCAAGCCTTTTATGATTGGCTCAAGGTCATCCAAAGTGAATGCCTCACCTTCGCGTTGCAGATAGATACGTTTCAGATAAACAGGGCGTTCCCAGTCCAATTCATACGCCTTGGCCAGCCGGTCTAGTTCATAGCTTGTTACAACAAGACGTTTACCCGGTTCTGGGGCCTGCATAACAATTTCGTTGCCTTTTTCAGCCGTGCCAGAAAATATATCTGCAAGCCGAACTACGCTATCTTCAATAACTGGGTTTTCCAGTAGATCAGCAGCATAGGCGGGCGCAAGATACGTGCTGGTGATGCTGGTTGTAACAAGCATCAAAAATGTACGCATCATGCTTTTGCATTTGTTGTTATCTGAGGCGGTTGAAAACATTGTTAGCTCCTATTAGCGAAGGTTATTTGCTGCCTGAAGCATTTCGTCAGATGTTTGAATTACTTTTGAGTTCAATTCATAGGCACGCTGTGCTGAAATCATGGCTGTGATTTCACCAACCGCGTTCACGTTTGAATTTTCAAGGAATCCTTGCATGACGACCCCAAAGCCGTCCTGACCCGGGCTGCTAAGGTTGGCAGCGCCTGACGCTTGTGATTCAAGGAAAAGGTTGTTGCCGATTGCTTCCAGCCCAATTTCGTTTGGAAAAATAGCGAGATCAAGTTGGCCAATTTGTTGAGGATTTGGCTGGCCATCAAGTTTCACGCTAATTTCGCCTTGCTCATTGATGGAGACATCAACGGCCCCTTGGGGGAAGTTAACAGCAGGCTGTACAGCATAGCCTTCAGGGGTAACTAACTGTCCATTTTGGTCAATCTGGAAAGACCCCGCTCGTGTATAAGCATCCTGTCCGTCAGGTAGCTGAATACGGAAGTATCCTTTACCGTTTATGGCGAGATCATAGAGGTTGCCAGTATTTTGCAAGGCCCCTTGATCCGATATCCGGTAAACACCCGCAGCGCGTACACCAACACCTACCTGAATGCCGCTTGGAACAACAGTTCCTGCATCAGATGAACTGGCACCCACTCGTTCAATGTTTTGGTATAAAAGGTCTTGAAACTCTGCGCGCTGGCGTTTGAAGCCCGTGGTGTTCATGTTGGCGATATTGTTTGATATCACCTCAATGTTCAACTGCTGTGCAAGCATGCCTGTTGCGGCGGTACTAAGTGATTTCATAATATTATCCTTTCCTCAGGCCTTGGCTTAACGCACTTGCGATAGCCGTTTGAGGGCATCTTTTCTCAGGTCATCGTAACTTGATTCAGTTTGTGATGCTTTTTCGTAAGCTCGCATGACATCGATCATCTCTGTCATTGCTTCAATAGAGTTTACGTTTGAGCCCTCGTAGGCTTTTGAACGTAAAGCGATATCTGTCATGTTATCTTGAGCAACCGGGGCCTGAGTGGTTTCATATAAGGAAGACCCACGACGTTTCATGTCTTGCTCGTTACTAAACTGAGCTAGGCCAATTTTGCCTTTATCACCATTGTTTGTTGAAATTGTACCATCGTCGGAAATGTGAACGTCGAAGTCGTCATCATCAAACAAAATGGGCTGACCAGAATCATCCAGAACAAGCTCACCAGAAAGTAGGGTGAGGTTTCTGTTGTTATCTATCATCATGCGGCCATTACGGGTGTAAAGGGTTTCGCCCTCTTTATTCTGAACAGGAATATAGCCTCTTCCCTTGATGAAAACATCAAGCGGATTCGAGGATGGAATCATGGTCCCAGGGTTAAGGTTACGGATAATGCCGTAATCCTGCACGTAGGAAATCTTGCCTCCAACTGTTGCTTCAGCGCCGGGCGCATCCATTAACAGCTGTCTAAAGACAACGCGTTCCTTGTTGAAGGCGGTTGTAGACATATTGGCGATATTGTGTGCCACGACATCCATTCGCCTTTTAAGTGCTGCTTTGTGAGCCAACCCGACATAAAGTGCGGTATCCATTATTCTTCTCCTGCATTCGCAGATATGGTTTCTGTGTTTTCACAGTTATTTGCCAAAAGTAAGAGCATGAAGTGTGCCAACTTATAATATGATTATTTTTCAATGGGTTGCTAAAAAGCGGGCAGATACCAATGGTGACAGTTGGAAATTATTGCCGTCAATATTTGCCGAGAAGGTTGATTTGGTGTGCAGGCAGGAATGCGCTATAATAAAAATTCATAGAAATGGTTGTTAACCATAAAGAATTAAAGGTAAAGTTTTCTTAAGGCTCTGATAATATAGTTGGTCCAGAATTCGCATACCGGATCAGGCAAATTAACGGAATGGCAATTTAATGGCGGGTGACATGGAAGAAACACTAGGTGAAGCCGAACTGGTTGAAGGTCTGGAACGAAAGAAGTTTAGCGGCAAAAAGCTTGTTGTTATTGTTGCAGCACTCGTTGTTCTCCTGATTATCGTGATGGGTGTTATGTCGTTTTTTGGCGGCGAGCATGAAGAGGATACAGGAGAAGATGCGGTTATTGAAAAAATGGCGGCAGAAGCTGCCGAGCACCGCGAACAGGCAAAGCTGGAAGAGGACAAGCCGGTTGAAGAATTGCAGGCGCTTTTTGTTGAGCTGCCAGATCAGCTATACAATCTGAACACAGGCGGACAAGGTACCAGTTTTTTACAGGCCAAAATATCTCTGGAAGTTGATCGTGAAAGCTATCGCGCCGAGATTAATGCCAAGATGCCTCGTATTCTTGATGAGTTTAATGCCTATATGCGAGAATTGCGCCCTGAAGACTTGGATGGCGCGGCAGGTATATTCAGGCTTAAAGAAGAACTGTTAATGCGTATTAATCAGGCTGTTGCTCCAACACGGGTTAAAGATGTTCTGTTCCGCCAGTTTTTAGTGCAGGGCCAGTAATGATAAGACATAAGGCTATGTCAGGAAAAAGATAAATGGCTGACGAAGACGAACCAATTGATGATGATGCCGTAGCGGCGGAATGGGAAGCAATGGCGGGCGGCGACGATGACGCTGACCAAGATGCCATGGCTGCTGAATGGGAAGCTATGGCTGATGACGGCGATGCTGAAGCTGATGATTCAGGCGGGCCTTCACCTGGCCGTGTTCTTGACCAGAATGAGATCGATAGCCTTTTAGGCTTTGACGGCGACAATGGTAACGATGATGTAACCGGTATTCACGCTCTTATAAACAGTGCGCTCGTTTCATATGAACGCCTACCTATGCTGGATATCGTATTTGATCGGATGGTGCGGATGATGTCCACATCTCTCCGGAATTTTACATCCGACAATATTGAAGTGTCTCTGGATAATATAACCTCTGTGAGGTTTGGTGATTATCTAAACTCTATCCCTTTACCGGCGATGCTGGCGGTGTTCAGGGCAGAGGAGTGGGATAACTATGGTTTGATGACCATTGATTCCAGTTTGATTTATTCGATTGTTGACGTTCTGCTTGGTGGCCGCCGAGGAACGGCTGCCATGAGAATTGAAGGGCGGCCTTATACAACGATTGAGCAAACTCTGGTTGAGCGGATGATCTCGGTTATTTTGAAAGACATGTGTGGTGCGTTTGAACCGCTTAGCCCCGTGAACTTTACCTTTGACCGACTAGAGACTAATCCGAGATTTGCTACTATTGCCCGGCCGCCTAATGCCGCAGTTCTTATTAAACTGCGCGTTGATATGGAAGACCGTGGCGGCAGGTGCGAAATTCTGTTCCCTTATGCAACGCTTGAGCCTGTTCGCGAGCTTCTTCTGCAGCGCTTTATGGGGGAAAAATTTGGCCGCGATACCATTTGGGAAACGCATTTGGCTACAGAGCTTTGGCGTGCGAATGTAGATTTGCTGGCCATTATGGATGAAACCAATATGACTTTGGGCGAAGTCATGAATTTTAAGGTGGGTCAAACCATTCTATTTAACAAGTCGCCAAAAGATGATGTGGTTTTGAAATGCGGTAATGTGCCTATGGTAAGCGGTGCTATTGGCCGGTCTGGTCAGCACGTTGCAGTTCAAATACGGCAGACGGCAGAGCGCCTGCAAAACCTAGATTTGGATTAAGATTATGACGGGTTCCATAGCAATTCCTGAACTGATAGTTGACAGTGTTCTGGCTGTTTTACTGTTTGCGGTAATCATTGTCTGCCTGATTGTGTATCGTAAGCTATCTGTTATCAAGGAAGGCCAAACCGAACTTAGAGATTTGGTTGATAGGTTAAATACTGCTGTTTTTGAAGCACAGCGTAGTGTTGGAACCTTGGGGAAGTCTGCGAGTGATATTGAGGGCCGACTTAAAGTCGAAGTTCAAAAAGCATCGGCAATAGCCGACGAGTTATCCCTTATTACTGAGGCAGGCAATAACCTTGCGGACCGCATCGAAAAAGGTTTAACGCAAGGAGATGGTAAGCCCGCCATAGATAAAGGAACAAATAAAAAACAGCAGGAAGAAATTTTAGCTGCTCTTCGTGAGGCGCGCTGATGTTTTTTTGCGAAAGGTTATATAAATAATGCGAAATACCATTATTTCCCGAATACGTTTATTCCCGATGCTGATTATGGTGGCGTTGGTTTCTTTATCGCTGCGCGCTGTTGATATCTATACGGGTTTGAATTTTCTCGAGATACCTGTGATAGCGGAAGAGAATGCTGCAGAGGCCGCTACTAAAGCAGAAGAAAAAACGGAAACAGCACATGCTGACGTTGGAGGCGAAGCCGCGAGGGCTCCGATCATTGTTGGTTTACCTGATAATGAAGAAATGGAAATCATTACCCAGTTACGTCAACGCCGGGTAGAGCTTGAGCAGCGGTCAAATCAACTAGAGCTTCAAGAGCAGCTTCTTTCCAGCACAGAAAAAAGAATCGACGATAAAATTGTTCAATTGCAAGCGTTGGAGCAGCAGATTAAAGGGCACCTGCGCTTATATGAAGAGCGCGAGAATGAGCAACTGCAATCAATTGTAAAAGTGTATGAAACGATGAAGCCAAAAGAGGCCGCACCTCGTTTTGAAGTTTTGTCATTGCAAACGCAGCTAGATCTTGTAACGCGTATGAAGCCCAACAAAGTTGCGGCATTAATGGAAAAAATGAGTCCAAACAGGGCATCTGCACTCACAACAGAGCTTGCTACCAGAGCACAGCCACCTGGGATAAGTGAGTTACAAGGGGACAATTAGGCCTCTTTAAATTTGGTAGGGGAATAGGAGCGAAAGTTTATGGCAAGTCAGGCAAAAGTCATAACACTTGAAGATCGGGTTAAAACATTAAGGGACACATCAGGCGATAGTGTGTCAGTTGATGATATTGCAGGTGTCGTGGGTGCTCTTGTCGAGGGCACAACCCATGATGACGGCCTTGATAAAATTGCAGTAGAGCTGAGGGAGCTTTTACAGTTTATTGGGGCAGCTAAAGAAGAATTGGTCGGTATGCAGGCCAAGTCTTTATCGAACCGGGACATACCTGATGCTGGAATACAGCTTGATGCAGTTGTAAGTGCAACTGAAGTTGCTGCCAGCTCTATTATGGATGCCGCAGACCAGATTGGAGCGATTGCGGAAGACGTAGACGATGATACCGCAGTTAAGCTGAATGATATTGCTACGAACCTTTTTCAGGCATCAAGTTTTCAGGATATCACGGGACAGCGTATTACAAAAGTAACCCGCACTCTTGAGCATCTTGAAGAACGGCTGAATGCTCTTGCTGATGCTATCGGTGATGACTATGTCGCTCCGGATGAGGCCGAGTTGGAAATTGATGAAGACGGCATTGCTGTTGACGCGGATGATTTACTGCACGGCCCGCAACTTGAAGGTGAGGGCAACAGTCAGGATGAAATTGATGCAATTTTGGCAAGTTTTGATTAACAGGCAAGGTATGGCACTGCATTATGATGCATGAAGATCATCAAACTAAACGCCTTTTTGGAACAGACCCAACTATGGGACTGTTTGTTGCACTTTATCTTATTTTGCTGGCATTTTTTATTTTGATGAATGCTGTATCTGAGCACGCTGCGTCAAGGGCTATGGATGCGATGGAAAGTGTGAATAATACTTTTCAAAAAGCCAACCAGCCTACTAACCCTAAACCCTTTGACCCAGAAGGTGAAGATGTACCAGCGAGCGATGCGGTGTTGAAAAGTGTTCATCAAGCTTTTCTATCTGAAATGAATATTGAAGGCAGGTTTTCGAGTAATGGCGGGAATGTTTTTGAGGTTGAGTTTCCTGCGGATTATTTGTTTGAACCAGGCTCTATGCGTATTCGGGATGATATGAGCCCTTTTCTGGACCAATTGATTAAAGTCGTACAGCAGGCACCAAGATCACATAAGCAACAAATGGCCATCATGTTTGGTTCAGGTACTGGTGCCGTGGCTAGAGAGATGACGCGGTCACAGGAAATTGCGACACGACGAGCTGGTGCTGTTGCGCGTTATTTGCAGCAGCAGGGTATTCCTGATGGCATCTTCACAACCGGGTTTGTTGCTGTGCCGGAAGGAAAAATTTTAGCGGCTTTTTATAGTGCCCCCCAACCTGTTGCGGGGGTAAGGCGGTAGTGTTTAGGAATGATCAAAGAATAGCTACTACCAAGCAGGATGGTGCAGCCTGGATGCTCACTTTTGCTGATTTGCTATCGCTGTTACTAACATTTTTTGTTTTGCTATTTTCAATGAGTTCTGTGCGTTTTGAAAGCTGGAAAGCCGTTGTAGATACAATGACTTATGAGTTTAACCCTTCGCGGCCAAAGGTTGTAATTGAAGAAATAACGGATGTTGAACAAATAAAGACAAGAAAGGGTAAAGGCCTAAACTTGAATTATCTTCAAGTTTTGTTCGAGAGAGCTATGGTGAAACAGGCAGTTTTCGAAGGGTCCAGGGTGACGAGGGTTCAGGGTGGTGTTGTTATATCCATTCCAGCCAGTCTTTTATTTGTTCGGAAAGATACAATACTTCAACCTGGTGTGGAGAAAGCGCTAAAGCAAATGGCGGGCACTTTTGTGCAAATTGATAATCATATAAAGGTAGCGGGGCATACAGATTCAGCTCCGATTATCAATGGTCGGTACCGGTCTAACTGGGAACTTTCAATGGTGCGCGCGCGTATCGTGGCGGGCATGATGTCTGATGCAGGATATACGGAGCCAATCACTGTCCTAGGCTATGCAGATACAGGAAATGCTGAAACGGATACAATCGCCGATATGGCCTTTGATGAGCGGGTTGATATTATCATTGTCGCAGAAAGCAGAGAAAAGGGGTTGTATGATCTGTTTTAAGCGATATTTGGCGAAAGTATCTAAGGCGAGCGTGTTGGCTATTGCCTTTGCAATCAGCCCTTCGGTTTATGCTCAGGTTGGGCAGCAGGCTGTTGTGGTTCAAGCGGCCCAGCTTTCTGGTTATGCCCGACTGGGTTTTGGGGTGCCTGCCACAACTGTTTACCGGATTGCATTAACCGGCACGAAGCTCAGGATATATTTTCAAGGTAATTTAAGCCCTAATATGATGGCTGTTGAAAATGCAGATCTAAGGCAAGTTGGTAACCCGGTCATAACTAGAAACCTGAATGAAACTATTATAACCTTTGATGTGTTACCTAATGTTTCACCGCGCGATTTTAGATCAGGCGAGTTCTTAATCATCGATATTTATGGCGGTGATGCCGGGTCAACTTTGCCCAAACCACAACCCTTGCTGCCAAGTTCAGCGGCAAATGGGCCAGCGAAAACCGGGGGGGATGATACAAGTGGCAACTCGTCCGCGGATGATGAAAATAAGAATGATGCCGAAGAAGGCTCTGCTGATCAGGGTACACAAGCTGAAGAAGAAGCAGGTGTGGAACCACAGAGCTTGAATAGCGAGAACGATCCAGAGCCGATTAAAGAAACTCCAAAAGCACCTGAGAAAGAACAGGCTTTACCGCCTAGCGCACCAAGTGCTGCAGTCACAGACATTGAAGCACCAGAACCACGACCTAAGGGTAGTGTTGTAGTTGCGGGTACAGAGCAAGCGGCGACGGATGCGCAGGTTGTTCCTGTTTCAGTCGCTGAAAATGATAATGGAATTTCTTTAAGCTTTGATTGGCCTGAAGCAACAGCTGCGGCAGTTTTTGAACGTGGCGGCGTATTGTGGGTGGTTTTTGATCAGATTGGCAAACTTGATAAAGAGGGTATTTATCAAGCGGATAACTTGGTTACAGGGCGTATAAACCGGATAGAACAACGCCCAAATGCTGATGCCTTTGTACTGAGAATGTTTATACGCTCCAATCAGAATGCAGTTGTTGAGCGCGATCAGAACAAATGGGTGCTTTATTTAAAAGATACGCCGGCCAAGCCACGTTTCCCCTTGAAGCCAGAGCGCAGGTCTGAGGGACAAGGGCAGCAGATTTATGTTTCTGCCACAGATATTGGCCGCAAAATTGAAGTTGAGGACCCAGATGTTGGCGACACAATTATTGTTCTGCCTCTTGCGCGGCAAGGGAATGGTTTAGCGGAAAGTTATAGTTATGCCGCAGCAGAGTTACTCGAAACAGCACAGGGTGTTGCCATTACACCACTTACTGATTTTGTTGAGGTTGAGAGATTTAGAGACGGCATCATTGTGCGGTCAACGGGTAATGATATCTTATCAGCTTCAAGGCTTTCCCGCGCAACGGGTATTGGCGATAATATACAGGCGGGCTTTTCTAGATTAATTGACTTTGAGAACTGGCGCATTGGTGAACCTTGGGAATATAGAAAGAATAAAGCCAGACTTTTGTATGAGCTTTCCTTGCAGCCCAAAAAGGAAAGAAATGGTGTTCGCTGGAAGCTTGCACGGTATTATCTCGCTCATGGTAGGGCCGCGGAATGTATAGGTGTATTAAATGTAATGCTTCTAGAAGACCCGTTGCTGGCTAAAAATACTGAATATCTAGCTGTTCGTGGGGTTGCCAACTTTAAACAGGGTAGATTAACGGAAGCTATGAGCGATCTCTCTGCCCGTGAACTTGAGGCAGAGCAGGACGCCGAACTTTGGCGTACCCTTGTTGCGGAAGCACTGGGCCAATATGAGCAAAGCCTTGAGCATTATCGTCGCGGCCGTGATGTTATGGGAACATATGACGAGTATGACCGTGCGGAAATTCAGCTTGCAGTTATAAGAGCTGCTATTGAAACAGGCAATCTTGAGCTTGCACAGCAAGAGCTTGGATTACTGAATGGGCTCGAGCTGACCGGTGCGCAGCTAGCAGAGTCTGTTTATCAAAGTGCGCGTATTTCTGAAAAACAGGGGCAGTATGAAACGGCATATGCGCAATATGATGATTTGTCCGGTTCCAGAGAGCGTTGGATTTCAGCACGTGCGCGATACTCCCGTATTAAATTTAGCCTTAAAAATGGCGATATTGATGTTGGTGTTGCGATTGATCAGCTTGAGCGGCTTCGGTACGCATGGCGCGGAGACAGGTTTGAATCCCAATTACTCGATGACTTGGCTAACCTGTATGTAAATGCAGGCAAATATGAGGAAGCTCTTGAAACCTTAAGGCAGGGCATTTCTTATTACCCTGAAGTAGCAAGACAAAAACGTATGCTGCTTCGTATGGGAGATATTTTCCGGTATTTGTTCCTTGATAATGGGGCAGATGAAATGACCCCTGTTGCAGCAATTGGTTTGTTTTACAAGTTTCGTGATTTAACGCCGCTTGGAACCGAGGGCGACTTGATGATCAGGCGTTTGGCTGAACGGCTTGTGTCTGTCGATTTGCTTGGGAGGGCAGCAGAGCTTCTTGAATATCAGGTAAAAGCCCGTACAGAAGG
Proteins encoded:
- a CDS encoding flagellar basal body L-ring protein FlgH; protein product: MIGTFVKKAGLTVALLSVAACGAAERIGDIGKAPDMTPIKDIKAPVTERSISLPMPSSEPTTYQPNSLWRTGARAFFKDQRASKIGDILTVNIAISDSAQIGNTTSRARTTAEDAGLSNFLGLEAAIPHLLYGTNPDTGAAGNGTRKAAAAAAFAPDTMVTADATSSYNGTGSVNRSEAINMTVAAIVTDVLPNGNMVIQARQEVRVNFEKREMLLAGIVRPEDISSSNEISHTKIAEARISYGGKGQITDVQQPRYGTQLYDIVFPF
- the flgA gene encoding flagellar basal body P-ring formation chaperone FlgA, producing MFSTASDNNKCKSMMRTFLMLVTTSITSTYLAPAYAADLLENPVIEDSVVRLADIFSGTAEKGNEIVMQAPEPGKRLVVTSYELDRLAKAYELDWERPVYLKRIYLQREGEAFTLDDLEPIIKGLLQENGVHSDVEIKLYGRQSGHYLPVGYSVEDITWKSFTLSDRKDRFIAVIEVPTGDVIPNELRLTGSIQEVSLMPVLNRMITPGEIITKSDISWEKQPTRQINRNSIVSSQQLIGQTVSRALQVGSPLRTNDIATPVMIEKGAFVTMTFQQGALLLSVEGRALDDGGKGDIIRVMNSKSKQSLEAKVISPSTVEVQSSAFQQVATR
- the flgG gene encoding flagellar basal-body rod protein FlgG gives rise to the protein MKSLSTAATGMLAQQLNIEVISNNIANMNTTGFKRQRAEFQDLLYQNIERVGASSSDAGTVVPSGIQVGVGVRAAGVYRISDQGALQNTGNLYDLAINGKGYFRIQLPDGQDAYTRAGSFQIDQNGQLVTPEGYAVQPAVNFPQGAVDVSINEQGEISVKLDGQPNPQQIGQLDLAIFPNEIGLEAIGNNLFLESQASGAANLSSPGQDGFGVVMQGFLENSNVNAVGEITAMISAQRAYELNSKVIQTSDEMLQAANNLR
- a CDS encoding flagellar hook-basal body complex protein; protein product: MDTALYVGLAHKAALKRRMDVVAHNIANMSTTAFNKERVVFRQLLMDAPGAEATVGGKISYVQDYGIIRNLNPGTMIPSSNPLDVFIKGRGYIPVQNKEGETLYTRNGRMMIDNNRNLTLLSGELVLDDSGQPILFDDDDFDVHISDDGTISTNNGDKGKIGLAQFSNEQDMKRRGSSLYETTQAPVAQDNMTDIALRSKAYEGSNVNSIEAMTEMIDVMRAYEKASQTESSYDDLRKDALKRLSQVR
- a CDS encoding flagellar basal body-associated FliL family protein, producing MEETLGEAELVEGLERKKFSGKKLVVIVAALVVLLIIVMGVMSFFGGEHEEDTGEDAVIEKMAAEAAEHREQAKLEEDKPVEELQALFVELPDQLYNLNTGGQGTSFLQAKISLEVDRESYRAEINAKMPRILDEFNAYMRELRPEDLDGAAGIFRLKEELLMRINQAVAPTRVKDVLFRQFLVQGQ
- the fliM gene encoding flagellar motor switch protein FliM, translating into MADEDEPIDDDAVAAEWEAMAGGDDDADQDAMAAEWEAMADDGDAEADDSGGPSPGRVLDQNEIDSLLGFDGDNGNDDVTGIHALINSALVSYERLPMLDIVFDRMVRMMSTSLRNFTSDNIEVSLDNITSVRFGDYLNSIPLPAMLAVFRAEEWDNYGLMTIDSSLIYSIVDVLLGGRRGTAAMRIEGRPYTTIEQTLVERMISVILKDMCGAFEPLSPVNFTFDRLETNPRFATIARPPNAAVLIKLRVDMEDRGGRCEILFPYATLEPVRELLLQRFMGEKFGRDTIWETHLATELWRANVDLLAIMDETNMTLGEVMNFKVGQTILFNKSPKDDVVLKCGNVPMVSGAIGRSGQHVAVQIRQTAERLQNLDLD
- a CDS encoding DUF6468 domain-containing protein, which encodes MTGSIAIPELIVDSVLAVLLFAVIIVCLIVYRKLSVIKEGQTELRDLVDRLNTAVFEAQRSVGTLGKSASDIEGRLKVEVQKASAIADELSLITEAGNNLADRIEKGLTQGDGKPAIDKGTNKKQQEEILAALREAR
- a CDS encoding MotE family protein, whose translation is MRNTIISRIRLFPMLIMVALVSLSLRAVDIYTGLNFLEIPVIAEENAAEAATKAEEKTETAHADVGGEAARAPIIVGLPDNEEMEIITQLRQRRVELEQRSNQLELQEQLLSSTEKRIDDKIVQLQALEQQIKGHLRLYEERENEQLQSIVKVYETMKPKEAAPRFEVLSLQTQLDLVTRMKPNKVAALMEKMSPNRASALTTELATRAQPPGISELQGDN
- a CDS encoding protein phosphatase CheZ; translated protein: MASQAKVITLEDRVKTLRDTSGDSVSVDDIAGVVGALVEGTTHDDGLDKIAVELRELLQFIGAAKEELVGMQAKSLSNRDIPDAGIQLDAVVSATEVAASSIMDAADQIGAIAEDVDDDTAVKLNDIATNLFQASSFQDITGQRITKVTRTLEHLEERLNALADAIGDDYVAPDEAELEIDEDGIAVDADDLLHGPQLEGEGNSQDEIDAILASFD
- a CDS encoding OmpA family protein → MMHEDHQTKRLFGTDPTMGLFVALYLILLAFFILMNAVSEHAASRAMDAMESVNNTFQKANQPTNPKPFDPEGEDVPASDAVLKSVHQAFLSEMNIEGRFSSNGGNVFEVEFPADYLFEPGSMRIRDDMSPFLDQLIKVVQQAPRSHKQQMAIMFGSGTGAVAREMTRSQEIATRRAGAVARYLQQQGIPDGIFTTGFVAVPEGKILAAFYSAPQPVAGVRR
- a CDS encoding OmpA/MotB family protein, whose amino-acid sequence is MFRNDQRIATTKQDGAAWMLTFADLLSLLLTFFVLLFSMSSVRFESWKAVVDTMTYEFNPSRPKVVIEEITDVEQIKTRKGKGLNLNYLQVLFERAMVKQAVFEGSRVTRVQGGVVISIPASLLFVRKDTILQPGVEKALKQMAGTFVQIDNHIKVAGHTDSAPIINGRYRSNWELSMVRARIVAGMMSDAGYTEPITVLGYADTGNAETDTIADMAFDERVDIIIVAESREKGLYDLF